Proteins encoded in a region of the Triplophysa dalaica isolate WHDGS20190420 chromosome 10, ASM1584641v1, whole genome shotgun sequence genome:
- the tmem186 gene encoding transmembrane protein 186 gives MQDSTGSTRTLTCRHNRSPDWLAHRLSPSTRTVQIQPVSLYSDLASKKFNLIYAFPPIKGLRALSRLKLMQTGITVILLPTVYYLYHQGQASVTLLTYSTGIAVFAGIMLYSISYYVRRVVGMMYLDSTQTTLKVSHLTFWGHRRDIYLPVSDVMTLGDAGDTKGEPILRFKRYSSSDSMFFSTRLGRVVDKDAFEKVFGSME, from the coding sequence ATGCAAGACTCAACCGGGTCAACTCGCACACTCACGTGCAGGCATAATAGAAGCCCGGATTGGCTCGCGCACCGGCTGTCACCCTCCACGCGCACAGTGCAAATCCAACCAGTCTCGTTGTATTCTGATCTGGCCTCAAAGAAATTCAATCTAATTTATGCGTTTCCACCAATCAAAGGCCTGCGGGCTCTGTCAAGACTCAAACTGATGCAGACGGGCATTACTGTCATCTTATTGCCCACAGTGTATTACCTGTACCATCAGGGACAGGCTTCAGTTACCCTACTGACTTACTCCACCGGCATAGCTGTGTTTGCTGGCATTATGCTTTATTCCATAAGCTACTATGTCAGGAGAGTGGTCGGCATGATGTATTTGGATTCAACGCAGACCACCTTAAAGGTGTCACACCTGACCTTCTGGGGCCACAGGAGAGACATTTACCTGCCCGTGTCAGATGTGATGACCCTCGGAGATGCTGGTGATACCAAAGGAGAACCTATTCTTCGCTTTAAGCGCTACAGCAGTTCTGATTCAATGTTCTTCTCCACTAGACTGGGACGAGTGGTGGATAAAGATGCTTTTGAGAAGGTTTTTGGGAGCATGGAGTGA
- the hmox2a gene encoding heme oxygenase 2a, producing the protein MMAAAGSAVTSGADNNVSENDDDILSPDDLSEVLAAGTKESHDRAENSPFVKDFLRGRIKRELFKLGTVALYYVYSAIEEEIEKNKDHPMFAPLYFPSELNRQDALAIDLEYLYGEDWESKISCSAATQPYVDRIHEVGREDPVLLVAHAWTRYMGDLSGGQILKKVAQRALKLPSTGEGSKFYQFEGIHNPTAFKRLYRSRMNELEVDAEIKQRLIDEANLAFKFNLGVFSELQEIGKDIKEEVQDIGFPAHGEMGGDISKCPYYAAQMAMSGNTNYACQYAKMLLQQSTVQMILATWVAAIAGLAAWYFM; encoded by the exons ATGATGGCTGCTGCTGGTTCAGCTGTGACTTCTGGAGCAGATAACAATGTCAGTGAGAATGATGACGATATTTTGAG cCCTGATGACCTGTCAGAAGTGTTGGCTGCCGGGACAAAAGAGTCCCACGACAGAGCCGAGAACTCACCATTTGTCAAAGACTTCCTGAGGGGTCGAATCAAAAGAGAACTTTTCAAG CTTGGCACAGTCGCCCTGTACTACGTATATTCCGCCATTGAAGAAGAGATCGAGAAGAACAAGGACCACCCCATGTTTGCTCCGCTGTATTTCCCCTCCGAGCTGAACAGACAAGACGCCTTGGCCATAGATTTGGAGTATCTCTACGGTGAAGACTGGGAGAGCAAGATATCCTGTTCGGCAGCCACTCAGCCCTATGTTGATCGCATTCATGAAGTGGGCCGCGAAGACCCTGTTCTACTGGTGGCGCACGCCTGGACCCGGTACATGGGTGACCTATCGGGTGGACAGATTTTGAAGAAAGTGGCTCAGCGGGCATTGAAACTGCCCTCAACTGGCGAAGGATCGAAATTTTATCAGTTTGAGGGCATCCACAACCCTACAGCCTTCAAGAGACTGTACCGGAGCCGGATGAATGAGTTGGAAGTGGATGCAGAGATCAAACAGAGGCTGATAGATGAGGCTAACCTGGCGTTTAAATTTAATTTGGGC GTCTTTTCAGAGCTCCAGGAGATTGGGAAAGACATTAAAGAGGAGGTGCAGGACATTGGGTTCCCAGCACATGGGGAAATGGGAGGAGACATCAGTAAATGTCCCTACTATGCAGCCCAAATGG CGATGAGCGGAAACACAAACTACGCGTGTCAGTACGCCAAGATGTTGCTTCAACAATCCACAGTACAGATGATACTGGCCACATGGGTCGCTGCTATCGCTGGATTGGCTGCCTGGTACTTTATGTGA